A window of Rhododendron vialii isolate Sample 1 chromosome 13a, ASM3025357v1 contains these coding sequences:
- the LOC131315185 gene encoding uncharacterized protein LOC131315185 isoform X3: MDAHHASLGRRTLQEIRQKRAAERLVKTSSGPDLTSASNSDDGMGIKKSESGGRLSESDVTGLVSQLKDLHRKNMELEEDNVKLISKLQTTEAENHVLQKRINDLNTVPSLRKALKDVAMEKDAAVVAREDLSAQLRTIKKRLKEAEEEQYRAEEDAAALRAELNSMQQQAMSGPLGGITTMGISPDYMQSMEKELASLKSQLEQESLLRQQEQQHLAEEQARMSSLVSEKQELEEKLAVISKRTSEEVSVKAAQRAFSVEDKERLEKQLHDMAVVVERLESSRQKLLMEIDSQSSEIEKLFEENSNLSSAYQDAMDVVVHWENQVKDCLKQNEELRSMLDKLRTEQTSTPPFNGMETQKSLLEATKEVGNETVPQAYAAEILSLKGYLAKEQSRAEALSADVLQLSARLQQATQAYHGLARLYKPVLRNIESSLLKMKQDGSVTVQ; this comes from the exons ATGGACGCACATCACGCGTCTCTTGGTCGACGAACG TTGCAAGAAattcgacaaaagagagcagcAGAGAGACTAGTCAAGACCTCATCCGGGCCCGATCTCACCAGTGCTTCGAATTCCGATG ATGGCATGGGAATTAAGAAATCAGAGAGCGGCGGTCGACTGTCAGAG AGTGATGTTACTGGTCTAGTATCTCAGCTGAAAGACCTGCATAGAAAGAATATGGAATTGGAAGAAGATAATGTAAAATTGATCTCGAAG CTCCAGACAACGGAGGCGGAGAATCATGTGCTGCAAAAGCGTATAAATGATCTG AATACTGTGCCATCCTTGCGAAAAGCTCTCAAGGATGTGGCAATGGAAAAAGATGCTGCAGTTGTTGCTCGG GAGGATCTCTCAGCCCAACTTCGAACCATCAAGAAACGTTTAAAGGAAGCTGAAGAAGAACAATACCGT GCAGAAGAAGATGCAGCAGCTCTGAGAGCAGAATTAAATTCAATGCAGCAACAAGCAATGAGTGGTCCACTCGGTGGCATAACCACAATGGGAATTTCACCAGATTACATGCAATCCATGGAAAAAGAGCTAGCCAGTTTGAAATCCCAGTTGGAG CAAGAGTCACTGCTGAGGCAGCAAGAGCAACAACATTTGGCAGAGGAACAAGCTCGGATGTCTTCCCTCGTCTCTGAAAAGCAGGAGTTGGAAGAGAAACTTGCAGTTATCTCCAAAAGGACCTCAG AAGAAGTTTCAGTGAAAGCTGCTCAGAGGGCATTTTCAGTG GAAGACAAGGAGAGACTTGAGAAGCAATTGCATGATatggcagtggtggtggagagatTGGAGAGCAGCAGACAGAAACTGCTAATGGAG ATTGATTCACAATCTTCAGAGATAGAGAAGCTTTTTGAGGAGAATTCTAACCTTTCATCTGCTTATCAAGACGCAATGGATGTGGTAGTGCACTGGGAGAATCAG GTGAAAGACTGTCTTAAGCAAAATGAGGAGCTCCGTAGCATGCTAGATAAGTTGAGAACAGAACAGACTAGTACACCGCCATTCAATGGCATGGAGACGCAGAAAAGCCTGCTGGAAGCAACAAAAGAGGTGGGGAATGAGACTGTTCCCCAGGCGTACGCAGCGGAAATTCTTTCCCTCAAG GGCTACCTTGCTAAAGAACAAAGCAGAGCAGAGGCACTATCAGCAGACGTTTTGCAGCTTTCAGCGCGACTCCAACAAGCTACACAAGCATACCATGGTCTTGCGCGGCT CTATAAACCTGTATTGCGGAATattgagagcagtctcctcaaAATGAAGCAAGATGGTTCGGTGACTGTGCAGTGA
- the LOC131315185 gene encoding uncharacterized protein LOC131315185 isoform X1, producing MDAHHASLGRRTLQEIRQKRAAERLVKTSSGPDLTSASNSDDGMGIKKSESGGRLSESDVTGLVSQLKDLHRKNMELEEDNVKLISKLQTTEAENHVLQKRINDLEQNTVPSLRKALKDVAMEKDAAVVAREDLSAQLRTIKKRLKEAEEEQYRAEEDAAALRAELNSMQQQAMSGPLGGITTMGISPDYMQSMEKELASLKSQLEQESLLRQQEQQHLAEEQARMSSLVSEKQELEEKLAVISKRTSEEVSVKAAQRAFSVEDKERLEKQLHDMAVVVERLESSRQKLLMEIDSQSSEIEKLFEENSNLSSAYQDAMDVVVHWENQVKDCLKQNEELRSMLDKLRTEQTSTPPFNGMETQKSLLEATKEVGNETVPQAYAAEILSLKGYLAKEQSRAEALSADVLQLSARLQQATQAYHGLARLYKPVLRNIESSLLKMKQDGSVTVQ from the exons ATGGACGCACATCACGCGTCTCTTGGTCGACGAACG TTGCAAGAAattcgacaaaagagagcagcAGAGAGACTAGTCAAGACCTCATCCGGGCCCGATCTCACCAGTGCTTCGAATTCCGATG ATGGCATGGGAATTAAGAAATCAGAGAGCGGCGGTCGACTGTCAGAG AGTGATGTTACTGGTCTAGTATCTCAGCTGAAAGACCTGCATAGAAAGAATATGGAATTGGAAGAAGATAATGTAAAATTGATCTCGAAG CTCCAGACAACGGAGGCGGAGAATCATGTGCTGCAAAAGCGTATAAATGATCTG GAACAGAATACTGTGCCATCCTTGCGAAAAGCTCTCAAGGATGTGGCAATGGAAAAAGATGCTGCAGTTGTTGCTCGG GAGGATCTCTCAGCCCAACTTCGAACCATCAAGAAACGTTTAAAGGAAGCTGAAGAAGAACAATACCGT GCAGAAGAAGATGCAGCAGCTCTGAGAGCAGAATTAAATTCAATGCAGCAACAAGCAATGAGTGGTCCACTCGGTGGCATAACCACAATGGGAATTTCACCAGATTACATGCAATCCATGGAAAAAGAGCTAGCCAGTTTGAAATCCCAGTTGGAG CAAGAGTCACTGCTGAGGCAGCAAGAGCAACAACATTTGGCAGAGGAACAAGCTCGGATGTCTTCCCTCGTCTCTGAAAAGCAGGAGTTGGAAGAGAAACTTGCAGTTATCTCCAAAAGGACCTCAG AAGAAGTTTCAGTGAAAGCTGCTCAGAGGGCATTTTCAGTG GAAGACAAGGAGAGACTTGAGAAGCAATTGCATGATatggcagtggtggtggagagatTGGAGAGCAGCAGACAGAAACTGCTAATGGAG ATTGATTCACAATCTTCAGAGATAGAGAAGCTTTTTGAGGAGAATTCTAACCTTTCATCTGCTTATCAAGACGCAATGGATGTGGTAGTGCACTGGGAGAATCAG GTGAAAGACTGTCTTAAGCAAAATGAGGAGCTCCGTAGCATGCTAGATAAGTTGAGAACAGAACAGACTAGTACACCGCCATTCAATGGCATGGAGACGCAGAAAAGCCTGCTGGAAGCAACAAAAGAGGTGGGGAATGAGACTGTTCCCCAGGCGTACGCAGCGGAAATTCTTTCCCTCAAG GGCTACCTTGCTAAAGAACAAAGCAGAGCAGAGGCACTATCAGCAGACGTTTTGCAGCTTTCAGCGCGACTCCAACAAGCTACACAAGCATACCATGGTCTTGCGCGGCT CTATAAACCTGTATTGCGGAATattgagagcagtctcctcaaAATGAAGCAAGATGGTTCGGTGACTGTGCAGTGA
- the LOC131315185 gene encoding uncharacterized protein LOC131315185 isoform X2 produces MDAHHASLGRRTLQEIRQKRAAERLVKTSSGPDLTSASNSDDGMGIKKSESGGRLSESDVTGLVSQLKDLHRKNMELEEDNVKLISKLQTTEAENHVLQKRINDLEQNTVPSLRKALKDVAMEKDAAVVAREDLSAQLRTIKKRLKEAEEEQYRAEEDAAALRAELNSMQQQAMSGPLGGITTMGISPDYMQSMEKELASLKSQLEQESLLRQQEQQHLAEEQARMSSLVSEKQELEEKLAVISKRTSEEVSVKAAQRAFSVEDKERLEKQLHDMAVVVERLESSRQKLLMEIDSQSSEIEKLFEENSNLSSAYQDAMDVVVHWENQVKDCLKQNEELRSMLDKLRTEQTSTPPFNGMETQKSLLEATKEVGNETVPQAYAAEILSLKGYLAKEQSRAEALSADVLQLSARLQQATQAYHGLARLYKLVLRNIESSLLKMKQDGSVTVQ; encoded by the exons ATGGACGCACATCACGCGTCTCTTGGTCGACGAACG TTGCAAGAAattcgacaaaagagagcagcAGAGAGACTAGTCAAGACCTCATCCGGGCCCGATCTCACCAGTGCTTCGAATTCCGATG ATGGCATGGGAATTAAGAAATCAGAGAGCGGCGGTCGACTGTCAGAG AGTGATGTTACTGGTCTAGTATCTCAGCTGAAAGACCTGCATAGAAAGAATATGGAATTGGAAGAAGATAATGTAAAATTGATCTCGAAG CTCCAGACAACGGAGGCGGAGAATCATGTGCTGCAAAAGCGTATAAATGATCTG GAACAGAATACTGTGCCATCCTTGCGAAAAGCTCTCAAGGATGTGGCAATGGAAAAAGATGCTGCAGTTGTTGCTCGG GAGGATCTCTCAGCCCAACTTCGAACCATCAAGAAACGTTTAAAGGAAGCTGAAGAAGAACAATACCGT GCAGAAGAAGATGCAGCAGCTCTGAGAGCAGAATTAAATTCAATGCAGCAACAAGCAATGAGTGGTCCACTCGGTGGCATAACCACAATGGGAATTTCACCAGATTACATGCAATCCATGGAAAAAGAGCTAGCCAGTTTGAAATCCCAGTTGGAG CAAGAGTCACTGCTGAGGCAGCAAGAGCAACAACATTTGGCAGAGGAACAAGCTCGGATGTCTTCCCTCGTCTCTGAAAAGCAGGAGTTGGAAGAGAAACTTGCAGTTATCTCCAAAAGGACCTCAG AAGAAGTTTCAGTGAAAGCTGCTCAGAGGGCATTTTCAGTG GAAGACAAGGAGAGACTTGAGAAGCAATTGCATGATatggcagtggtggtggagagatTGGAGAGCAGCAGACAGAAACTGCTAATGGAG ATTGATTCACAATCTTCAGAGATAGAGAAGCTTTTTGAGGAGAATTCTAACCTTTCATCTGCTTATCAAGACGCAATGGATGTGGTAGTGCACTGGGAGAATCAG GTGAAAGACTGTCTTAAGCAAAATGAGGAGCTCCGTAGCATGCTAGATAAGTTGAGAACAGAACAGACTAGTACACCGCCATTCAATGGCATGGAGACGCAGAAAAGCCTGCTGGAAGCAACAAAAGAGGTGGGGAATGAGACTGTTCCCCAGGCGTACGCAGCGGAAATTCTTTCCCTCAAG GGCTACCTTGCTAAAGAACAAAGCAGAGCAGAGGCACTATCAGCAGACGTTTTGCAGCTTTCAGCGCGACTCCAACAAGCTACACAAGCATACCATGGTCTTGCGCGGCT
- the LOC131314156 gene encoding methylsterol monooxygenase 2-2-like isoform X1: MASFIESGWQYLISHFNDFQLACLGSFFLHESVFFFSGLPFIYLERAGWLSKYKIQVRNNSPEAQERCITRLLLYHFCVNLPVMIVSYPVFRFMGMRSSLPLPSWKVISTQILFYFILEDFVFYWGHRMLHTKLLYKHVHSVHHEYATPFGLTSEYAHPAEILFLGFATIVGPAITGPHLITLWLWMVVRVLETVEAHCGYHFPWSLSNFLPLYGGADFHDYHHRLLYTKSGNYSSTFIYMDWIFGTDKGYRKLNAMKSSEDNAMNKKM, from the exons ATGGCTTCGTTCATCGAATCTGGTTGGCAG TATCTGATCAGTCATTTCAATGATTTCCAACTGGCGTGTCTTGGAAGTTTCTTTCTTCACGAAAGTGTCTTTTTCTTTTCGGGGCTACCATTCATCTACTTGGAAAGAGCAGGATGGCTGAGCAAGTATAAAATTCAG GTGAGAAATAATTCACCTGAAGCTCAGGAAAGATGTATAACTCGCCTACTGCTGTATCATTTCTGTGTCAATCTACCTGTTATGATTGTTTCCTATCCTGTCTTCAGATTCATGGGCATGAGAAGTAGTCTCCCATTGCCTTCCTG GAAAGTAATCTCTACACAGATATTGTTCTACTTCATCCTGGAGGATTTTGTATTCTATTGGGGGCACAGGATGTTGCATACAAAATTGCTGTACAAGCATGTCCACAGTGTGCATCATGA GTATGCAACACCATTTGGCCTGACGTCTGAATATGCACACCCTGCTGAGATCCTTTTCCTTGGATTTGCTACGATTGTTGGTCCTGCCATCACCGGGCCCCATTTGATAACTCTGTGGCTGTGGATGGTAGTTAGAGTTTTGGAGACAGTGGAGGCGCATTGTGGTTATCATTTCCCGTGGAGCCTTTCAAACTTCTTGCCCTTGTACGGAGG TGCTGATTTTCATGACTATCACCACCGACTGCTCTATACAAAGTCTGGCAACTACTCCTCAACTTTCATTTACATGGACTG